The sequence AAATcaaccaaaataaaagacattaaatgtcttaagatctcagcaaaggaggattaaacaactccacaaacttcaccagcttcacttacaactAACCAGGAGTGCGTTTCCCAGAAGCAACTCTGGTCACAAGTTCTGTCATTACCAACAGCTGTCGAATgatgcttttgaaaaaaaacaccCCAGTTTGACGTTATCTGTCATGCAGAAGTTCTTATTGAGAATTGATGGAGGTTTACTTCCATAGTTTGAGTGAATTACTTTTGAAGGTTACCATCTTGGTGaatagtgtttgctttagttggtcaCTTGGTTGTTGACATTATATGCTTTGTATTAGCTTTTTTTTGCTGttcaagttttgtttttagaaaacacatttaatagcaaagcatgttaaaataaaacaaaaaaggagcatgattttttgtatttgctttttgcttttaacatcacaaaacaagctactaATTCGCaacaaaaatagctaaaattaaagcaaatagtAAGAATAAAGGAAAATACTAAGACAATTCAGGTGCATAATTcatgttgcaatgcattctgggagccaTGGTTGAGTTTCAATTGGTGCTCCCACAATGCACTGCAGcatgcagctttttttttattattattttcaccattgttgagattcacatgctgattcttgatgaatgtgtgtgttcaaagaaacatgtttttttttttttcctcaacaatataaaattgttttttttttttttttttacagtcaaaAGGTCATAGGTTTGAACATTTTATGAGATCAGTTTtagtgaattatttttaaatagaaaattgtgttttgatgttatatatatatttttgtttagataTTAATTAGAAATTAGATAAAttgattttcttaaaaaacaaaaatatacttttgtgGCCGgttttataaaatagttttcatagaaatattgttcagtgcaagttatttatttttcatcggCTCAAGTTATAAAACATAGATGTGAACAATTAaccttatatttttttttttaaattggacaaatgaaaaaaaaaaaaattcagtgtgctcaagaaacatggcTGATTATTTTGTGTTGAAAGTGCTgattttacatacatacatatatatatatatatatataagcatcacagtttccacaaacattttaaacgaaaactgttttcagtattgataataataagaaccattaataataattgatcaCAAATAATAACTGATAATAGTTAGCAGCATAGAAGACtgaagtaaagtaaagtaattaaaataactttaatagtAAAACACTAGTTTAagtataatatttcatattattatttttactatatttattgtCATATAAATTCCACCTTCTttcaaagaataaataaaaagtctttattatttcaaacatttgacCGCCagtttgtatataaaataattcatgtgAAATAGCaattatataaacacattttattttgatttattaaattattacactattttaaatgtaaattgttgACATTGTACAGAAAGACCAAAACCCAAAGTGACCATTAAACCTGCTCAACATGTATTCAGAGGAGACGCAGTCACTCTCAGATGTGATATAAATCATGAAGGCGTCACTAGCTGGAGCTACAGCTGGTATAAAGAAGGTTcaaccagtgttttcagtgaTCGACAGGAACACACATTCAGTCCTGTTAAAAAATCTTATGCAGGTAAATACTCCTGTAAAGGATCAGAGACAGAAGGATCACGCTGGTCACAAATGAGTGATGCAGTTACACTGAGAgtatcaggtgagtttgatcatcacttcatacacacacaaacacacatttaacaGGATATTAATGAGTGATTTCTCTATTTCAGATCCCAGAGCAGTTTTAAGTGTTTCTCCACAGAAGTGGTTGACTGAAGGAGATccagtgactctgatctgtgAGGTTTACAGTTTCTCTACAGGCTGGACATTCAGCTGGTTCACTTTAACTGTCTCAGCAGGTAAATTATAATGTGCTTAAatgagtagttcacttccagaacaaaaatttacagataatgaactttacccccttgtcatccaaaatgttcatgtctttctttcttcagtcgtaaagaaatgttttttctccatatagtggatggTGCCTACGAgtttgaagctgtattgaaattgcactttggaagttcaaagggctcaaaatgatcccagttgaggaatacgggttttctaagaaaaaaaaaaattatatatatatgaagagttcagatgcaaaaccagctaaaaaccatcccggtcaaaaatgagataatgataatatatatatatatatggtatataATGGTAATTTTGTCTAGCTCAGCCATgtgcatgtgtactctgtgcattccggtttaatacagttatggtaaaactctcatctcattttctccaacttcaaaatcatccatcatcctacatcgctgcacaAGTACAGACGCAGTGTTTACAAACTGGAGggtgcaaggagggtcaaacaccctttccaaaaaaaaaaaaaaaaaaaaaaaagttaaaacagcgactaagaaagaaagacatgacaagggggcgagtacataatctgtaaatttttgttctggaagtgaactaatcctttactGTGGTAACATctgaattaactgattttattcaaGTCCAATATtccattttaataatgaattcattctctgttttttcagataACAGCCATCATTATAATCTGCTCTCAGACAGCAGCAGAGGAGCAGGAGGAAACTACACTGTCAGTTCTGCTGCTCTAAATCACACAGGAGTTTATTCGTgcagagcagagagagagaaaccagCCTATAAAACACAGTACAGCAACACACAGCTGCTGTGGGTCACTGGTGAGTTCAAACAGAACTTGAACTATTGgttcatatttaataaagagAGTTTCTATCCTCAAATCTGAGACTCTAAAGCTGTAATTGTCGTCTCAGGTGTTTCTCCTCCAGTCTCTCTGATCGTCGGTTCCAGCAGAACTCAACACTTtacatctgtctctctctctctgagctgtGAGGACCAGAGTAACTCTGATAGATGGAGAGTGAGAAGATACACTGACGGTGGACGGCTGGAAGATTGTTCATCATTACATCGAGGATCACAAACAGGATCTACATGTACAATCAGCTCCACCAACACATCAGACACTGGAGTGTACTGGTGTGAGTCTGAATCTGAAGCTAAATATCACTCTGTTAATATCACTGTACACTGTGAgtctgtatttattcatttcaccAGCAGTTTACAATCAATGCATGAAGCAGAttgattaaacaaatgcattaaacatcagTGGACAAAAAACACTCAATGGGCAAGCAgcagtaaaaatacagttttatcaGAGTTCATTACATTGTTTATATAATTAtcttattgtttatataattatactatTTATGCAATAAATGAATGTTTGCTCTgtttcagtatctggtgtgattctggagagtCCTGTTCATCCTGTGACTGAAGGAGATCATCTGATTCTACACTGTTTATATCAACATACAACCTCACCAAACCTCAGAGCTGATTTCTATAAAGATGGATCACTCATCCAGAATCAAACTACAGAGATGAGCATTACTACTGTCTCAAAGTCACATGAGGGTTTCTATTACTGCAAACACCCAGAGAGAGGAGAGTCACCCAagagctggatctcagtcaGACGAGCCTCAAATGATCACTGCTGTATGTGTgagctgatttatttattcacattcTCTCATTCAGATACGGTGCATAATAAAGTGCTTGTGTGTCtatttttcagtgtttcattCAGAATCTCAGATCTGTTTCCTCAACATACTCAGTTCTGTTCTGACAGTTTGTCCATATCTGCTAGTGACAGTCATGCTGATTTTCAAATGCGGCAGAATGAGAGGTAAAACATGACTGATTTGTTATAAGTTATTATAAGTCTCACTACTTTAGCATATCTTTGTCTgttcaaatatatattcatattcccTCATGTATGCATATTACAGACACAGCCGTGCAATCGTCTTTTtctagttacattttatttaaattaatataatttaaaatgatggcTGTTCAGAAAAGCGAGAAATGCAGAGAGATAAATGTATACAGTGCACAACATAAATGACTACACttgattttcgtaaaatgtttgtttgtttttatttatttatttatttttacttaataattgGGTACTTGGAACTTTGTGTATCTTGCTATAATTTTGTTCTTTTagatgcagcaatgcaacatgaaatcGTAAGTtctaattacaagaaaaaaaaataagaagaaggtTATTTTTAGAAGCTAACCTCTCTCTTTTAACTAGATAGTTAgctgatatttttttcttaaaaaaacttaaCTCTAACAATTTCATTATCATAATTTGTTTGCCATAAACACTTTGAGAAACTTAATTGTGGTAATGTGCTCGAGTCAAagacagacttcaacattcagcacgcgaatcacaacaatggtaacaattcaattgtatttatttttattaattgtgacaataaccattttattactttatttactctttttgttgtgctactactgacacaagacagtacataaaattagcaaataaaaacaacaacagtaaaataaagcaattgcatagtttattcatgccgcaatgcactctgggagtgagtgagtagctatactaagtctAAAGTAAACCTAAAGTAAAGGAtcaagtaccccctacagttcttttttagttactagaactctcatgtaagtaaaatatactaagcatttgtcagtacaacatgctattcctatttcactttacttagtttctttaaggcaatcggtttgcatgctttttttaagtaagccaagctaattagattttacagtgcagcatcttctgtttcaggtttttgtattacatcacacagcggtgtgtgaattcatgataATTCactgataaagcacaactccctcacaccttcagcactcatacatccctatagaagagctttactatcactgaacgtcactgtgggaaacaggcacttctcactgtactcctcctctagtaACACCAGAatattttggatgcttttggacTCTTTTGAGACaagagtatggattcccagaagtctatgttttgtaaatatggCCCTCGtaagaggttaaatgagtttgtgctttggctacagtaggtaattctagtggtgacaacaatCATGCATGCCACTTCTGCAGGCTGCGTCGTgctctgtgagataaagtgtcacgCTTTTCATATCTTTTGCAggctctgagacacttgcatagtttttttttttcatgctctttttctagcaaaaactcACTCATCATTAAATGAAgacttaaagtgaagacctgattattattttacaagctttgtcacaagtccattgtttttgaatgtcagtgctacttctgctatattttcacacttaaaacaataatttgttaTTCATCTTGTACCACTGTCCccttttatgctaagaaataaatcTCCTGGCAGTTTTCTCTCAAGTGGTTCCATTGCTGCCAGCATTATgtctgagtatgattcagtaggctatataacacttttaattgtcaggaaataacttaaaagttttgaaaaaagttctttttaaagttcttttctttttaaacttaaaagtttaaaagttttggttcattATACAtacctgttgatcaaaaaaattgccttaaacatacactgttttctttttttaaagtaattttcaGAAGGGTGTACTTAtatttgcaacacaacattttatcactttgataagaaaatcttattttcctaaatcattttgacattcttctttggtaactGATCAAGCtggcttgttggaacattatatctccaaagaacgCTAATATGTCTTTTAAGTATAGAGTAATTGGTGATTTTGTGaagttttagagggggtgtactcattttgaACACTGTATACTCATGACTAAATGCTGAGGagattgtttatgtgtgtatttaacagtTACATCtgctgaagaagaagaaacttcAGTCTGATAATGATTAATCTGTAGCGACGGTGAGAAAACTTCAGCTTCATCCTGAAATCtctcaatatctcatttacaagcTCAGAGTAAATATGCTTATTGCAAAAGTCATGTTTTTGGAATTACTATATGTAAATGCAGGAATAAATAactgtactgtgtgtgtgtgtgtgtgtgtgtaatacagGATTCACTCTTGATACATGATGACTAATCTTTTGTATGTACGTCACATGTTGTAGTTGTTAAAGTTAACATCAACCAGTTTTCCCAACACACTTGACTTCCAATAATTCCATTctcatttgattttattcatcaggaatttattgtaaaatgtaagtgacactttaattttatatgactttttacaAGCAACATGAATGTTAACTTGTTTAATCAGTTTGGTCTTTGctatttttgaccaaaaatgTGTTATTGGTAATATGAACCAACCCCTTCTCCACTTGGTGTCATTTATAagtatgtatattatttattttagtgtgaGTCTCCTGCTGTAATATTTCATGCTTTTGTATATTTCCTATTTCCTAGAAAATATTTCTTCACctgctttgttaaaaaaaaaaaaaaaaaaagaagtgcagTGTCAATAAAAGCAGAAGAACCAGGACCACTAACCATTTGCTTTAATGAATAAGATTTAATCTTTAAAGGAACCATATGTAGGATTGTGGCCAAAACTGGTACtgcaatcactttcaaaatactgtagaacGGCGTATCCCCGCCCCCCCTGACTCGAGGTTGCCAGCTAAGCTGCAGGATTCTGCAGGAACGTAGGCTGCTACAAGGAGCTTCCAATGGCAAGTGACGAGTCCTGcacaataagttttttttttcttctgttacttATGTTTATGCTTCACGAGAGATGTTTTGCGAAGTAATTATGTGTCGCAAAAATTTACTAAAGGCGATTAGCCAAATATTTCGTCTCAATTACGTTTCACATTGCCATAATCGACGTGCTAATGTTGTTTTCCTCGGCATTTCAGCATAATGACAGAAACGCGCTCAGATAATGCATTGCTAATGTTAGCAATGACGACTCGCTGTTTCTATTTCCCTAACAATTCCTTACCTTTTCAATTCGATGACCCACCTCCTCCATATGCGCTAACGTAACGTTACTTTGCACGAACATATATACCTTTGTTTGACTGTCGTGAATATTTGAATTTtgcaactttcacttttaaatgacaatatcctggccggaccactgttgtcagtgatataagtatttgaaatgaacatgatttcttaatgtctagtgacatgtcagggccattttatgattaattgaaataaatttcttacaTAGGGTTCCTTTAATTGTGTATTTTGGTATTATTTGCAGCATAATACTACTATAATTTACAGACATGATTACAGTTAGTATCCAGATGAAAATAATACTATCAAGTTTTAAACAATTACAGAACATGCAGGTTTTGCTTTTAACCCACAGCACATAAATTCACACATGCTTTACACATATTGTGTGTCATGTTCAAATGTTGCACACTAGTGTTCACATGTTGAGTACTTCCAGTTGACTATTGAGTGTCATTCTGCATtaaacaagaataaaacaagATCTGAAAACCACTTATATGAGCTcatttttacactgttttatctttatgatgttttattaacatatttcagGAGGAGCATGTCAGGTACTTAGCCTAATTAACACAAGAGGAGCACAATCAAGTTAACCAGTGCCAACAGGTATTAAATACAGCTGACTTACCTCTACCCATTTGACGGTTTATCAACATCCCTCCACCGCCCCATCACCTCACTCCAAGTTCTTACTACACCTATACGGGGGGGTACTCTGGGTTCGGGCCGTCCCTTTGCCGGACAGCATGCCATATACGCATTACTATACTCCAGCTAATTATATGTAAGTGTAAACTCATGAACTATAGTACTGCCTCTTTCACTAGTCTTTACAATTTAGGGTACATGTCATGTCCATTCATCAATGTATTTTCTAACAATTTTCTTCACAAAAAGGGATATTATAatctcagataaatgctttgctttttttttttttaaatcttacacAAATAAGTGAATAAGTCTATCAAGGGTGCAGTTCAGACACTTCTTATAACCTAGACAAGATCAGACAAGGAAAGTGGCAATTTCCTGCTTCATGATCAATGACTCTGCTTCATGTCTAACTAAGTGTAGCATGACTAAAGGGAATAAATCAATTACTCTATCAATACAGACCCTTAAGTAAAGGGTATTAATGCTATGATGATGAATGACTATGCCACCCCTTTAAATGAAAGGGGAACTGAATACTTGGAAATCAGACACACAGGTTTGTTACCATGAAGGGCAGAGACAGAAGTATCAGTAGTGGAGCatggggcacaacctaacactttttgaatttcttagTTTGCGTAAATCCACGTGTGGTtcagagtatattttttttt is a genomic window of Labeo rohita strain BAU-BD-2019 unplaced genomic scaffold, IGBB_LRoh.1.0 scaffold_666, whole genome shotgun sequence containing:
- the LOC127161544 gene encoding immunoglobulin superfamily member 1 is translated as MRVLISIIHSGQTEEKPKAEVTIKPAQHVFRGDTATLRCDINGEGVTKTLWHKEGLTSVFSELQEHTFSSVNESDAGKYTCYGSNGSDWSQISDAVTLTVSERPKPKVTIKPAQHVFRGDAVTLRCDINHEGVTSWSYSWYKEGSTSVFSDRQEHTFSPVKKSYAGKYSCKGSETEGSRWSQMSDAVTLRVSDPRAVLSVSPQKWLTEGDPVTLICEVYSFSTGWTFSWFTLTVSADNSHHYNLLSDSSRGAGGNYTVSSAALNHTGVYSCRAEREKPAYKTQYSNTQLLWVTGVSPPVSLIVGSSRTQHFTSVSLSLSCEDQSNSDRWRVRRYTDGGRLEDCSSLHRGSQTGSTCTISSTNTSDTGVYWCESESEAKYHSVNITVHLSGVILESPVHPVTEGDHLILHCLYQHTTSPNLRADFYKDGSLIQNQTTEMSITTVSKSHEGFYYCKHPERGESPKSWISVRVFHSESQICFLNILSSVLTVCPYLLVTVMLIFKCGRMRGKT